In Thermus hydrothermalis, the following proteins share a genomic window:
- the sdaAA gene encoding L-serine ammonia-lyase, iron-sulfur-dependent, subunit alpha, with protein MALTLNRLAELSGRASEHVLKEEVEETGLAPEAILAKLAERLSVMRDSIRRGLASDAPSVAGMVGKNAKTLWEAEDPLKDPLLKRVQAYAMAVNEENARMGRIVAAPTAGSAGTLPGALLGVADHLGIPDEKLLMPLVLAAGVAKMISRVIHIAGASGGCQAEIGASAAMAAAAVTELLGGSPEASAHAAALALQNTLGLVCDPVGGFVEVPCVMRNGFYAVHAVSAASMALAGIRSVIPPDEVVLAMAGIGRLLPLELKETGLGGLADTPTGRKLAEEALKKAP; from the coding sequence ATGGCCCTCACGCTTAACCGCCTGGCGGAGCTTTCCGGCCGGGCTTCGGAACACGTCCTTAAGGAGGAAGTGGAGGAAACGGGCCTAGCCCCCGAGGCCATTTTGGCCAAACTGGCGGAGCGCCTTAGCGTCATGCGGGACTCCATTCGCCGGGGCCTGGCCTCGGACGCCCCCAGCGTGGCAGGGATGGTGGGGAAAAACGCCAAGACGCTTTGGGAAGCGGAAGACCCCCTAAAGGACCCTCTCTTGAAGCGGGTCCAGGCCTACGCCATGGCGGTGAACGAGGAGAACGCCCGCATGGGGCGCATCGTGGCCGCCCCCACGGCGGGGAGCGCCGGCACCCTGCCCGGGGCCCTTTTGGGGGTGGCGGACCACCTGGGCATTCCCGACGAGAAGCTCCTCATGCCCCTGGTCCTGGCGGCCGGGGTGGCCAAGATGATCAGCCGGGTCATCCACATCGCCGGGGCGAGCGGGGGGTGCCAGGCGGAGATCGGTGCTTCCGCCGCCATGGCCGCCGCCGCCGTGACGGAACTCCTTGGGGGAAGCCCCGAGGCCTCGGCCCACGCCGCCGCCCTGGCCCTTCAGAACACCCTGGGCCTCGTCTGTGACCCCGTGGGGGGGTTCGTGGAGGTGCCCTGCGTGATGCGGAACGGCTTCTACGCCGTGCACGCCGTGAGCGCTGCCTCCATGGCCCTGGCGGGGATAAGGAGCGTCATCCCCCCGGACGAGGTGGTCTTGGCCATGGCAGGGATTGGCCGCCTCCTCCCTCTGGAGCTCAAGGAAACGGGCCTTGGCGGCCTGGCCGATACCCCCACGGGGCGCAAACTGGCCGAAGAGGCCCTCAAGAAAGCCCCCTAG
- a CDS encoding response regulator transcription factor, with protein sequence MRLLIADDHPLFRLGLRAGLEAQGLEVVGEAQDGLEALEKTLALNPDAALLDLRLPGLDGLEVVRQLRAKGYRGLLALLTTYQEPALVQEAWRAGADAYFSKELSAPELKHRLLKVARGEEKLTPPDLPPLTPREREVLHLLAQGLSVKEMARLLGLSPDTVKDHLESLYGKLLAKNRVEALERARALGFLK encoded by the coding sequence GTGCGCCTCCTCATCGCCGACGACCACCCCCTCTTCCGCCTGGGCCTGAGGGCAGGCCTCGAGGCGCAGGGCCTCGAGGTGGTGGGCGAGGCTCAGGACGGCCTGGAGGCCCTGGAAAAGACCCTGGCCCTAAACCCGGACGCGGCGCTCCTGGACCTGAGGCTTCCCGGCCTGGACGGCCTGGAGGTGGTGAGACAGCTTCGGGCGAAGGGCTACCGGGGCCTTCTCGCCCTCCTCACCACCTACCAGGAGCCCGCCTTGGTCCAGGAGGCCTGGCGGGCGGGGGCCGACGCCTACTTCTCCAAGGAGCTTTCCGCCCCCGAACTGAAACACCGCCTCCTCAAGGTGGCGCGGGGCGAGGAAAAGCTAACCCCCCCGGACCTCCCCCCCCTCACGCCCCGGGAACGGGAGGTGCTCCACCTCCTGGCCCAAGGGCTATCCGTGAAGGAGATGGCCCGCCTCCTCGGACTCTCCCCCGACACGGTCAAGGACCACCTAGAAAGCCTTTACGGCAAGCTCTTGGCCAAAAACCGGGTAGAGGCGCTGGAGCGGGCAAGGGCCCTGGGCTTTTTGAAGTGA
- a CDS encoding 3-hydroxybutyrate dehydrogenase, with protein MDSFAGKTVLVTGAASGIGRAIAEAFAREGAKVLVHDVRDASALAEELGGVYLQADLADPQQVAALGREAARFGADILVNNAGFQHIDPVEAFPLETWQRMLQVMLTAPFQLIQALLPGMKERGYGRILNIASVHGLVASPYKSAYIAAKHGLIGLTKTVALEAGPYGVTANAIAPAYVRTPLVENQVADQARTLGIPEAEVVERVFLAQAAIKRLIEPEEVAALALYLASEKAGAITGAVFPIDLGWTAR; from the coding sequence ATGGATAGCTTCGCAGGCAAGACGGTCCTCGTCACGGGCGCCGCCAGCGGCATCGGGCGCGCCATCGCCGAGGCCTTCGCCCGGGAAGGGGCCAAGGTCCTGGTCCACGACGTAAGGGATGCAAGCGCCCTCGCAGAGGAGCTAGGCGGGGTCTACCTCCAGGCCGACCTGGCGGATCCCCAACAGGTGGCCGCCCTGGGGCGGGAGGCGGCCCGCTTCGGCGCCGACATCCTGGTGAACAACGCCGGCTTCCAACACATAGACCCCGTGGAGGCCTTCCCCCTGGAAACCTGGCAGAGGATGCTCCAGGTGATGCTCACCGCCCCCTTCCAGCTCATCCAGGCCCTTCTGCCGGGCATGAAGGAGCGAGGGTATGGCCGCATCCTCAACATCGCCAGCGTCCACGGCCTGGTGGCAAGCCCCTACAAATCCGCCTACATCGCCGCCAAGCACGGGCTTATCGGCCTCACCAAGACGGTGGCCTTGGAGGCCGGGCCCTATGGGGTCACGGCAAACGCCATCGCCCCGGCCTACGTGCGCACCCCCTTGGTGGAAAACCAGGTGGCCGACCAGGCGCGGACCTTGGGCATACCGGAGGCGGAGGTGGTGGAGCGGGTCTTCCTGGCCCAGGCCGCCATCAAGCGCCTCATTGAGCCCGAGGAGGTGGCGGCCTTGGCCCTCTACCTGGCCTCGGAGAAAGCGGGGGCCATCACAGGGGCGGTCTTCCCCATTGACCTGGGCTGGACCGCCCGCTAG
- the trmD gene encoding tRNA (guanosine(37)-N1)-methyltransferase TrmD, with product MRYTFLTLFPDLLRPWFRESLIGKALGRGLLQVEVVDLRAFGLGRHRSVDDTPYGGGAGMVIRPDVAVAAIESVLPADEVILLTPAGEPFTQEVAEELAHKSHLVLLSGRYEGFDARVEAFVTRTLSIGDYVLMGGEVAALAVLEATARLLPGVIGDPESHREDSFVRGLLDYPHYTRPPEFRGLRVPEVLLTGHHQEVERWRRREALKRTLLLRPELLRRARLGALEATWLAELDREE from the coding sequence ATGCGCTACACCTTCCTGACCCTTTTCCCCGATTTGTTGCGGCCATGGTTTCGGGAGTCTCTTATCGGCAAGGCGTTAGGGCGAGGACTTTTGCAGGTGGAGGTGGTGGACCTGCGGGCCTTCGGCCTGGGGCGTCACCGGAGCGTGGACGACACCCCCTATGGGGGCGGGGCCGGGATGGTGATCCGGCCCGACGTGGCTGTGGCCGCCATTGAGTCCGTCCTGCCCGCGGACGAGGTCATCCTCCTCACGCCGGCGGGGGAGCCCTTTACCCAGGAGGTGGCGGAGGAGCTGGCCCATAAGTCCCACCTGGTCCTCCTCTCGGGCCGCTACGAGGGGTTTGACGCCCGGGTGGAGGCCTTCGTCACCCGGACGCTCTCCATCGGGGACTACGTCCTCATGGGGGGGGAGGTGGCGGCCTTGGCGGTGCTGGAGGCCACGGCCCGCCTCCTTCCGGGGGTCATCGGCGACCCGGAGAGCCACCGGGAGGACTCCTTCGTGCGGGGGCTTCTGGACTACCCTCATTACACGCGCCCCCCCGAGTTCCGGGGGTTAAGGGTGCCGGAGGTCCTCCTCACGGGCCACCACCAGGAGGTGGAAAGGTGGCGCCGGCGGGAGGCCCTAAAGCGCACCCTGCTCCTTAGGCCGGAGCTCTTGCGGCGGGCGAGGCTTGGGGCCCTCGAGGCCACCTGGCTTGCGGAACTGGACCGGGAGGAATAG
- the rplS gene encoding 50S ribosomal protein L19 gives MNRGALLKVVESRYTRTDLPEFRPGDTVRVAYRVKEGNRTRIQNFEGIVIKVKRNGYNSSFTVRKVSYGVGVERIFPMNSPLIDKVEIVQRGRARRAKLYFIRELSEREIRRKLRADRKRIGQDQERAKAAAQAEAQGGAEE, from the coding sequence ATGAACCGAGGAGCGCTTCTTAAGGTGGTGGAATCCCGTTACACCCGCACCGACCTGCCCGAGTTCCGGCCGGGCGACACCGTGCGGGTGGCCTACCGGGTGAAGGAAGGCAACCGCACCCGCATCCAGAACTTTGAGGGCATCGTCATCAAGGTTAAGCGGAACGGGTACAACTCCAGCTTCACCGTGCGCAAGGTGAGCTATGGGGTGGGGGTGGAGCGCATCTTCCCCATGAACTCCCCCCTGATTGACAAGGTGGAGATCGTGCAGCGGGGCCGGGCCCGGCGGGCCAAGCTCTACTTCATCCGGGAGCTCTCCGAAAGGGAGATCCGCCGCAAGCTCCGGGCCGACCGCAAGCGCATCGGCCAGGACCAGGAGCGGGCCAAGGCGGCGGCCCAGGCCGAGGCCCAGGGCGGGGCAGAGGAGTAA